Proteins encoded within one genomic window of Halomonas sp. YLGW01:
- the gloB gene encoding hydroxyacylglutathione hydrolase — protein sequence MLSVTPIPAFNDNYIWLLRQDTSDKVAVVDPGDAAPVIETLEREGLTLATILITHHHPDHTGGLPELIQRYRPRVIGPDNPRIDGIDERLSDGDECLVMGRRFEVMAVPGHTLDHIAFFAAGVPPLLLCGDTLFSGGCGRMFEGTAEQMHASLSRLSALPGDTLVFAAHEYTLANLRFAKAADPDNALLDAYQRDCQRARELERPTLPSNMARELQINPFLRSDQPGVQRAAATQGDADTPLATFATLRAWKDAF from the coding sequence ATGCTGAGCGTGACACCGATCCCGGCCTTCAACGACAACTACATTTGGCTCCTTCGCCAGGACACCAGCGACAAGGTAGCCGTTGTCGACCCGGGCGATGCGGCGCCGGTAATCGAAACCCTGGAGCGCGAGGGCCTGACCCTCGCCACCATCCTGATCACCCATCATCATCCGGACCATACCGGCGGCCTGCCCGAGCTGATCCAGCGCTACCGTCCTCGCGTCATCGGCCCGGATAACCCGCGCATCGACGGCATCGACGAGCGGCTTAGTGATGGGGACGAATGCCTGGTGATGGGGCGTCGCTTCGAGGTGATGGCGGTTCCCGGCCACACCTTGGATCACATCGCCTTCTTTGCCGCCGGCGTCCCTCCCCTGCTGTTGTGCGGCGACACCCTATTCTCCGGCGGCTGCGGTCGCATGTTCGAGGGCACCGCCGAGCAGATGCATGCCTCGCTGTCGCGCCTGTCCGCCTTGCCCGGCGACACGCTGGTGTTCGCCGCTCACGAATACACCCTAGCCAACCTGCGTTTCGCCAAGGCAGCCGATCCCGACAATGCCCTGCTGGATGCCTACCAGCGTGACTGCCAGCGGGCGCGAGAGCTGGAGCGCCCGACGCTGCCCAGCAACATGGCCCGCGAGCTGCAGATCAACCCGTTCCTGCGCAGCGACCAGCCCGGCGTTCAGCGGGCCGCTGCCACCCAGGGCGATGCCGACACGCCGCTCGCCACCTTCGCCACCCTTCGCGCCTGGAAG
- the rnhA gene encoding ribonuclease HI, with product MTDTALPSVTIYTDGACRGNPGPGGWGALLQSGDHEKRLKGFEARTTNNRMELMAAIMALRELKRECEVALWTDSQYLRKGITEWIHGWQKRGWKTASRQPVKNAELWQELLEETHRHRIAWHWVKGHSGHPGNEAADALANEAIDEHQAARA from the coding sequence GTGACTGACACCGCATTGCCGAGCGTGACGATCTATACCGATGGAGCCTGCCGCGGAAACCCCGGCCCCGGGGGGTGGGGGGCGCTGTTGCAGAGCGGTGATCACGAGAAACGGCTCAAGGGATTCGAGGCCAGAACCACCAACAACCGCATGGAGCTGATGGCGGCGATCATGGCTTTGCGTGAGCTTAAGCGCGAGTGTGAGGTGGCGCTCTGGACCGACTCCCAGTACCTCCGCAAGGGCATCACCGAGTGGATCCATGGTTGGCAGAAGCGCGGCTGGAAGACGGCGTCGCGTCAGCCGGTGAAGAACGCCGAGCTCTGGCAGGAATTGCTGGAAGAGACGCATCGACACCGTATCGCCTGGCACTGGGTCAAGGGCCACAGCGGCCATCCCGGCAACGAGGCCGCGGATGCCCTGGCCAACGAGGCCATCGACGAGCACCAGGCCGCCCGCGCCTGA
- a CDS encoding SCP2 sterol-binding domain-containing protein translates to MTDNVLDKLQTRFDPQAAVGMDDVFQFNFSDKGSYYLVVKNGNLDVQAGEHDDPSVTLSMSSDTLRGVMSGDISGMSAFMSGQLKATGNVMLATRLSSLFPR, encoded by the coding sequence ATGACCGACAATGTACTCGATAAGCTCCAGACACGCTTCGACCCACAAGCCGCCGTAGGCATGGACGATGTCTTCCAGTTCAATTTCAGCGACAAGGGCAGCTATTATCTGGTGGTCAAGAACGGCAACTTGGATGTCCAGGCAGGTGAACACGACGACCCGTCGGTGACGCTGTCGATGTCCAGCGACACCCTCAGGGGCGTGATGAGTGGCGATATCAGCGGCATGAGCGCCTTTATGAGTGGCCAGCTCAAGGCGACCGGTAACGTCATGCTGGCCACACGCCTCAGCAGCCTTTTTCCCCGCTGA
- the nudC gene encoding NAD(+) diphosphatase — protein sequence MFQRILPKGATRGWLLHLHRGRIAPGEDDVPLRGPTPWPAEALPLGYWQDEPVALVFDDDDPLAAEQWPDGRAWLSHLPEAYFPLLSTALQVANWWQDHRFCGRCGSRTRHVAWEFAMHCDACGHRNYPRISPCIITLVTHGDAMLLGRSPRFPAGRYSTLAGFIEPGESAEEAVRREVGEEVGVSVGRISYFRSQAWPFPHSLMLGFFAEAASRKIRIDDHEIADADWFLPQALPELPPPFSISRQLIETHLKSVAARGH from the coding sequence ATGTTCCAACGCATTCTTCCCAAGGGAGCCACCAGGGGCTGGCTTTTACACCTGCATCGCGGGCGCATCGCTCCCGGTGAGGATGATGTGCCTCTGCGTGGGCCGACGCCCTGGCCGGCCGAGGCGCTGCCTCTCGGCTACTGGCAGGATGAGCCGGTCGCCCTGGTCTTCGACGATGACGATCCTTTGGCGGCGGAGCAATGGCCAGATGGGCGCGCCTGGCTGTCGCACTTGCCGGAGGCCTATTTTCCCCTGCTATCGACGGCCTTGCAGGTCGCCAACTGGTGGCAGGATCATCGCTTCTGTGGTCGTTGCGGGAGCCGAACGCGGCATGTGGCCTGGGAGTTTGCGATGCATTGCGACGCCTGCGGGCACCGCAACTATCCTCGGATATCGCCCTGCATCATCACCCTGGTGACTCATGGTGACGCCATGTTGCTGGGGCGCAGTCCGCGTTTTCCGGCGGGGCGCTACTCGACGCTGGCAGGGTTCATCGAGCCCGGGGAGTCGGCAGAGGAAGCCGTGCGTCGCGAGGTCGGTGAGGAAGTCGGGGTCTCGGTGGGACGCATCAGCTACTTCCGTAGCCAGGCCTGGCCATTTCCGCATTCGCTGATGCTGGGGTTCTTCGCCGAGGCGGCGAGCCGTAAGATTCGCATCGATGATCACGAGATCGCCGATGCCGACTGGTTCCTGCCCCAGGCGCTTCCTGAGCTGCCGCCACCCTTCTCGATTTCGCGCCAGCTGATCGAGACCCATCTAAAATCTGTCGCCGCTCGTGGTCACTGA
- the sohB gene encoding protease SohB translates to MNDWLQDYALFFAQALTLLAMLAVVMVLINRGRGEGEERAQLRIEELNQRQRKRVRRLKVAAAEPQGRKRLLKGFRRDDKRKHKQQRDDASQANVWVLDFHGDLKASGTSRLAEEVSALLEVVEEGDEVVVRLESAGGLVHAYGLAAAQLDRLREAGVTTRICVDKVAASGGYMMACCADRVQVAPFAVLGSIGVVAQVPNVHRLLKRHDVDVEVLTAGRYKRTLTVLGENTEEGRDKFLADLEHTHELFKRHIAERRPSMDTEQLATGEIWYGREAVEKGLADEVMTSDAYLLSRMQEARVFSVRLEAQKRLPERLGLSLSAGVERGVTRLLEAVDASRWLKR, encoded by the coding sequence GTGAACGACTGGCTACAGGATTATGCGTTATTTTTTGCTCAGGCCCTGACCCTGCTGGCCATGCTGGCGGTCGTCATGGTGCTGATCAACCGAGGTCGTGGTGAGGGGGAGGAGCGCGCTCAGCTGCGTATCGAGGAGCTGAACCAGCGCCAACGCAAGCGGGTACGGCGCCTGAAGGTGGCGGCCGCCGAGCCTCAGGGGCGTAAGCGGCTGCTGAAAGGCTTTCGCCGCGATGACAAGCGCAAACACAAGCAACAGCGTGATGATGCTTCGCAGGCTAATGTCTGGGTGCTCGATTTCCATGGAGACCTGAAGGCGTCCGGGACGTCGCGTCTGGCCGAGGAAGTTTCCGCGTTACTGGAGGTGGTGGAAGAGGGCGACGAAGTAGTGGTGCGTCTCGAGTCCGCCGGCGGGCTGGTCCACGCCTATGGGCTGGCCGCCGCCCAGCTGGATCGCCTGCGCGAGGCGGGCGTGACCACCCGCATCTGCGTCGACAAGGTGGCGGCGAGCGGCGGTTACATGATGGCCTGCTGTGCCGACAGGGTGCAGGTGGCGCCCTTTGCGGTGCTGGGCTCGATCGGCGTGGTGGCTCAGGTGCCGAATGTCCATCGTCTGTTGAAGCGTCACGATGTCGATGTCGAGGTACTGACCGCGGGACGCTACAAGCGCACGCTGACGGTGCTGGGGGAAAATACCGAGGAGGGGCGCGACAAGTTTCTCGCGGATCTGGAGCATACCCACGAACTCTTCAAGCGTCATATCGCCGAGCGACGCCCGTCGATGGATACCGAACAGCTGGCCACCGGCGAGATATGGTACGGCCGCGAGGCCGTCGAGAAGGGGCTGGCCGACGAGGTCATGACCAGTGATGCGTACCTGCTCTCGCGCATGCAGGAGGCGCGGGTCTTCTCCGTGCGCTTGGAAGCCCAGAAGCGTCTGCCCGAGCGGCTGGGGCTATCGCTGTCGGCCGGTGTCGAGCGTGGCGTGACTCGGCTGCTGGAAGCGGTGGATGCAAGCCGCTGGCTCAAGCGTTGA
- the dnaQ gene encoding DNA polymerase III subunit epsilon — translation MRQIILDTETTGIDPRDGHRLIEIGGVEMINRRLTGRTYHQFINPERAIEEEAIGIHGITNERVADEPVFAAIADEFWAFIEGAELVIHNAPFDVGFIDHELSLLNAKRGSSLGPVAEHCRILDTLVMARKMHPGQRNSLDALCKRYQIDNGHRVLHGALLDAEILADVYLHMTGGQTALTLEARSGNEQESAQHSSGIRRLDDQRPRLAVIAPDDAELSAHHAKLDAIREAAGECAWDGLPGWSRVPASGEGEAG, via the coding sequence ATGCGTCAGATCATTCTGGATACCGAGACGACCGGCATCGATCCGCGGGATGGCCACCGCCTGATCGAGATCGGGGGCGTGGAGATGATCAATCGGCGCCTGACCGGGCGGACCTATCATCAGTTCATCAATCCGGAGCGGGCGATCGAGGAAGAGGCGATCGGCATTCACGGCATCACCAACGAGCGTGTCGCCGACGAGCCGGTGTTTGCTGCCATCGCAGATGAGTTCTGGGCCTTCATCGAGGGCGCCGAACTGGTGATTCACAACGCACCCTTCGATGTGGGCTTCATCGATCACGAGCTGTCGCTGCTCAACGCCAAGCGTGGCTCCTCGCTGGGGCCAGTGGCCGAGCATTGCCGAATCCTCGATACGCTGGTCATGGCGCGCAAGATGCACCCCGGGCAGCGCAATAGCCTGGATGCCCTGTGCAAGCGATACCAGATCGACAATGGCCACCGCGTGCTGCACGGGGCGCTGCTGGATGCCGAGATCCTGGCCGATGTCTATCTGCACATGACCGGCGGCCAGACGGCCCTGACCCTGGAGGCCCGGTCTGGCAATGAGCAGGAAAGCGCCCAGCACAGCAGCGGCATCCGGCGCCTAGACGACCAGCGGCCTCGCCTGGCGGTCATCGCCCCCGACGACGCTGAGCTGTCGGCGCATCATGCCAAGCTGGACGCCATTCGTGAGGCGGCGGGCGAGTGTGCCTGGGATGGCCTGCCGGGCTGGTCGCGGGTGCCTGCGTCTGGTGAGGGTGAGGCAGGCTGA
- a CDS encoding methyltransferase domain-containing protein: protein MATLVREARRYWSSADGRAHWAAERACLGPVCERLFGTHSLELGMAPRLTDMCPITHAMQWSPTRELADQPATLVCAPDQLPLPDEALSLVLVHHLLEVVDDPHHVLQEAARVTADDGRLLIFGWAPQGVSGWNRVLPNRRRQLPWRGQWRTPGRLKDWLAFVDFEIERVDYCGFHWPGSAPRNTGLEALGRRYNLPLGDTFMIRARRRSRLANVQRPRLTLGSSLGAATVGRATGLARQPDRMTEGD, encoded by the coding sequence TTGGCTACTCTGGTCCGAGAGGCCCGCCGCTACTGGTCCAGCGCGGATGGCCGAGCCCATTGGGCCGCCGAGCGTGCCTGCCTGGGGCCGGTGTGCGAGCGCCTGTTCGGTACTCACAGCCTGGAGCTGGGCATGGCCCCAAGGCTCACGGACATGTGCCCGATCACCCATGCCATGCAGTGGTCACCGACGCGAGAGCTGGCCGATCAGCCGGCGACGCTGGTGTGCGCGCCGGATCAGTTGCCGCTTCCGGACGAGGCGCTGTCGCTGGTGCTGGTCCATCATCTGCTGGAAGTGGTGGACGATCCTCATCATGTCCTTCAGGAAGCGGCCCGGGTCACGGCGGATGATGGGCGTCTCCTGATCTTCGGTTGGGCGCCACAGGGCGTGTCAGGCTGGAACCGAGTGTTGCCGAACAGGCGACGGCAGTTGCCCTGGCGCGGGCAGTGGCGCACGCCGGGGAGGCTCAAGGACTGGCTGGCATTTGTCGACTTCGAGATCGAGCGGGTAGACTACTGCGGTTTTCACTGGCCGGGCAGCGCACCTCGCAATACCGGCCTCGAGGCCCTGGGCCGCCGCTATAACCTGCCGCTCGGGGATACGTTCATGATACGTGCCCGCCGCCGTTCTCGGCTGGCGAATGTCCAGCGACCGCGACTGACGCTGGGCTCCTCGCTCGGCGCCGCAACCGTGGGTCGGGCGACCGGGCTGGCGCGACAACCCGACAGGATGACCGAGGGTGACTGA